From the genome of Leishmania donovani BPK282A1 complete genome, chromosome 10, one region includes:
- a CDS encoding mitogen-activated protein kinase, putative, with the protein MQAKGEAAMRDLIAELHAMQSPYTVQRFISSGSYGAVCAGVDSEGIPVAIKRVFNTVSDGRTVNILSDSFLCKRVLREIRLLNHFHHPNILGLRDIFVHFEEPAMHKLYLVTELMRTDLAQVIHDQRIVISPQHIQYFMYHILLGLHVLHEAGVVHRDLHPGNILLADNNDITICDFNLAREDTADANKTHYVTHRWYRAPELVMQFKGFTKLVDMWSAGCVMAEMFNRKALFRGSTFYNQLNKIVEVVGTPKLEDVVMFSSPSARDYLRNSLSNVPARAWTAVVPTADPVALDLIAKMLEFNPQRRISTEQALRHPYFESLFDPLDLTEGLSERFHFDESVTDVWDMHKIFTAEVERFNDLRERREEVARERAMAAQQQGEQVLGTDHMPRTHSLMELAGNAPAPS; encoded by the coding sequence ATGCAGGCCAAGGGCGAAGCCGCCATGCGCGACTTGATCGCGGAGCTGCACGCGATGCAGTCTCCCTACACGGTGCAGCGCTTtatcagcagcggcagctacGGCGCGGTGTGCGCCGGTGTCGATAGCGAGGGGATTCCGGTCGCCATCAAGCGCGTGTTCAACACCGTCTCGGATGGCCGCACGGTCAACATTCTGTCGGACTCATTCCTCTGCAAGCGCGTGCTACGCGAGATCCGCTTGCTCAACCACTTCCACCACCCGAACATCCTAGGCCTGCGTGACATCTTCGTGCACTTCGAGGAGCCGGCGATGCACAAGCTCTACCTCGTGACGGAGCTGATGCGGACGGACCTGGCGCAGGTGATCCACGATCAGCGCATTGTCATCTCGCCACAGCATATCCAGTATTTCATGTACCACATCTTGCTTGGCCTGCACGTGCTGCACGAGGCCGGCGTCGTTCACCGCGACCTGCACCCCGGCAACATCTTGTTAGCAGACAACAACGACATCACCATCTGCGACTTCAACCTCGCGCGCGAGGACACGGCGGATGCGAACAAGACGCACTACGTGACGCACCGCTGGTACCGTGCGCCGGAGCTGGTCATGCAGTTCAAGGGCTTTACGAAGCTGGTGGATATGTGGTCGGCGGGCTGCGTTATGGCCGAGATGTTCAATCGTAAGGCGCTTTTCCGCGGCTCCACCTTCTACAACCAGCTCAACAAGATTGTGGAGGTGGTCGGCACACCCAAGCTAGAGGACGTGGTCATGTTCAGCTCTCCCAGTGCCCGCGATTACCTGCGCAACTCGCTGTCAAACGTGCCTGCCCGTGCGTGGACGGCTGTTGTGCCCACGGCCGACCCGGTCGCACTCGACCTCATCGCGAAGATGCTCGAGTTCAACCCGCAAAGGCGCATCAGCACGGAGCAGGCGCTCCGCCACCCGTACTTCGAGTCGCTCTTCGACCCGCTGGACCTCACAGAGGGTCTGAGCGAGCGGTTCCATTTCGACGAGTCCGTGACGGATGTGTGGGACATGCACAAGATTTTTACTGCCGAGGTGGAGCGCTTCAACGACctgcgagagaggcgggaggaggtggcCCGCGAGCGTGCCatggcagcgcagcaacaggGCGAGCAGGTGCTCGGTACCGACCACATGCCTCGAACGCACAGCCTCATGGAGTTAGCAGGTAACGCGCCGGCCCCGTCGTGA
- a CDS encoding nucleolar protein, putative, producing the protein MSRTLYTLYEAPTGYAIFKVRTTEEIGAEDVALQKELQSFSTFSPWVKLVSFAPFESPENALEDAVCISENLISTFLNNFLTAAFAKKVAKNEANWELGVQDPKLGSAIHDELNIPVLCNETVAEISRCIRLHAEKLLPEHNEGDVPRAQCGLGHAFSRNKVKFNVHRSDNMIIQASALMEHMDKGVNLLGMRVKEWYGWHFPELAKEVPEPLKYANVALLIGNRNSLEAVPEEDVKAQLGDILEGDEALAARVYEKAVTSMGGDMAEVDWDCIRTFAKRVASLGQYRVALAQYLVDKMMLVAPNLTQLMGQTIGAKLISKAGSLTNLAKSPASTIQILGAEKALFRALKKKKGNTPKYGLIFHSSFIQRASKENRGKISRYLANKAALACRIDCFMDAPPTVFGEKLREQVEARLNFFDTGNKPPSNKAAMAEALEQYQRILRKRDRKQADEDAEETPKKKSRKVVAASESE; encoded by the coding sequence ATGTCGAGAACGCTGTACACGCTGTACGAGGCGCCGACAGGCTACGCCATCTTCAAGGTTCGCACGACCGAGGAAATCGGCGCCGAGGATGTCGCGCTGCAGAAAGAGCTGCAGAGCTTCAGTACCTTTTCACCGTGGGTGAAGCTCGTGTCTTTTGCACCCTTCGAGTCGCCTGAGAACGCGCTCGAGGACGCGGTTTGCATCTCCGAGAACCTGATCAGCACCTTCCTCAACAACTtcctcaccgccgccttcgcgaAGAAGGTCGCCAAGAACGAGGCGAACTGGGAGCTCGGCGTGCAGGATCCGAAACtgggcagcgccatccacgacgaGCTCAACATCCCCGTCTTGTGCAATGAGACCGTAGCCGAGATTAGTCGCTGCATCCGCCTCCACGCtgagaagctgctgccggaGCACAACGAGGGCGAtgtgccgcgcgcgcagTGCGGTCTCGGTCATGCGTTCTCGCGTAACAAGGTCAAGTTTAACGTGCACCGCAGCGATAACATGATCATCCAGGCCTCGGCGCTGATGGAGCACATGGACAAGGGTGTGAACCTGCTGGGCATGCGGGTGAAAGAGTGGTATGGCTGGCACTTCCCCGAGCTGGCCAAGGAGGTTCCGGAGCCGCTCAAGTACGCCAATGTGGCGTTGCTAATCGGTAACCGCAACTcactggaggcggtgccggagGAGGATGTGAAGGCGCAGCTGGGCGACATCCTCGAAGGCGAcgaggcgctcgcggcgcgcGTGTACGAGAAGGCGGTAACGTCGATGGGCGGCGAcatggcggaggtggactGGGACTGCATCCGCACTTTTGCGAAGCGTGTCGCATCGCTGGGGCAGTATCGTGTTGCCCTGGCGCAGTACCTCGTGGACAAGATGATGCTGGTGGCCCCAAACCTGACGCAGCTGATGGGGCAGACCATTGGCGCGAAGCTCATCTCCAAGGCCGGCTCTCTTACAAACCTCGCCAAGTCCCCTGCCAGCACGATCCAGATCCTGGGTGCCGAGAAGGCGCTGTTCCGCGCCCTcaagaagaagaagggcaACACCCCCAAGTACGGCCTCATCTTCCACTCGTCTTTTATCCAGCGCGCGTCAAAGGAGAACCGGGGCAAGATCTCGCGCTACCTCGCCAACAAGGCCGCGCTCGCGTGCCGCATCGACTGCTTTATGGACGCCCCGCCGACAGTGTTTGGtgagaagctgcgcgagcaggTCGAGGCCCGCCTGAACTTCTTTGACACTGGCAACAAGCCCCCGAGCAACAAGGCCGCGATGGCtgaggcgctggagcagTACCAGCGCATCCTCCGTAAGCGTGACCGCAAGCAGgcggacgaggacgccgaggagACTCCGAAGAAGAAGAGCCGCAAGGTCGTGGCCGCCTCTGAGTCCGAGTAA